In Streptomyces dangxiongensis, one DNA window encodes the following:
- a CDS encoding MFS transporter — MPLALLALAIGAFGIGTTEFVIMGLLPEVASDFGVSIPMAGLLVTGYALGVVIGAPLMTVLGTKVPRKRMLMLLMGLFIAGNLLSAVAPAFSVMLIGRVVASLAHGAFFGIGSVVAAELVAPHKKAGAIAMMFTGLTVANVIGVPLGTLVGQTVGWRVTFAVVTVLGFIGLAGIAKLVPDLPRPQGVHLRHELAAFKNAQVLLAMAMTVLGFGGVFAAITYIAPMMTHVTGFADGSVTWLLVLFGLGMVGGNLLGGRFADRALMPMLYVSLGALAVVLALFTFTAHNKIAAAVTIALIGALGFATVPPLQKRVLDQAHGAPTLASAVNIGAFNLGNALSAWLGGLVIAAGFGYTAPNWVGAALAAAALILAVLSAALERRDGARTTVAASGTPAGQRTPVHH; from the coding sequence ATGCCTCTCGCGCTTCTGGCCCTCGCGATCGGGGCCTTCGGAATCGGCACGACCGAGTTCGTGATCATGGGCCTGCTGCCCGAGGTCGCGAGCGACTTCGGGGTGTCCATCCCCATGGCGGGTCTGCTCGTGACGGGCTACGCACTCGGCGTGGTCATCGGAGCCCCGCTGATGACCGTCCTCGGCACCAAGGTCCCGCGCAAGCGGATGCTGATGCTGCTGATGGGCCTGTTCATCGCCGGCAACCTGCTCTCCGCCGTGGCCCCGGCCTTCTCGGTCATGCTGATCGGACGCGTGGTCGCCTCGCTCGCCCACGGTGCCTTCTTCGGCATCGGCTCGGTCGTGGCCGCCGAGCTGGTCGCGCCCCACAAGAAGGCCGGCGCCATCGCCATGATGTTCACCGGTCTGACCGTCGCCAACGTCATCGGCGTCCCGCTGGGCACACTCGTCGGACAGACCGTCGGCTGGCGTGTCACCTTCGCCGTCGTCACCGTCCTCGGCTTCATCGGTCTCGCCGGCATCGCCAAGCTGGTGCCCGACCTGCCGCGCCCACAGGGCGTCCACCTGCGACACGAGCTGGCCGCCTTCAAGAACGCCCAGGTCCTGCTCGCCATGGCGATGACCGTTCTCGGCTTCGGCGGCGTCTTCGCGGCCATCACCTACATCGCGCCGATGATGACCCACGTCACCGGCTTCGCCGACGGCTCGGTCACCTGGCTGCTGGTGCTCTTCGGTCTCGGCATGGTCGGCGGCAACCTCCTCGGCGGCAGGTTCGCCGACCGCGCGCTCATGCCGATGCTGTACGTCTCCCTGGGTGCCCTGGCCGTCGTCCTCGCGCTCTTCACCTTCACCGCCCACAACAAGATCGCGGCCGCGGTGACCATCGCGCTGATCGGTGCCCTCGGCTTCGCCACGGTGCCGCCGCTCCAGAAGCGCGTCCTCGACCAGGCGCACGGCGCCCCGACGCTCGCGTCGGCGGTGAACATCGGCGCCTTCAACCTGGGCAACGCCCTGTCCGCCTGGCTGGGCGGCCTCGTGATCGCGGCCGGCTTCGGCTACACGGCCCCCAACTGGGTCGGCGCCGCCCTCGCCGCCGCGGCTCTGATCCTCGCCGTCCTCTCAGCCGCCCTGGAGCGTCGCGACGGCGCACGCACCACCGTGGCCGCCTCCGGGACGCCCGCCGGGCAGCGGACGCCCGTCCACCACTGA
- a CDS encoding GlcG/HbpS family heme-binding protein has translation MSTTAVAPLTIQDAELLIGTARRAAEDAGVTVSVTVLDAGGNLLAFRRDDRAVLISGETSTRKAYTALQLNAPTADLVDAVQPGGLFHTLPTALDRPLLFIAGGLPVHRDGRLIGAIGVGGGAPEQDHGFATAAVQVLA, from the coding sequence ATGAGCACCACCGCCGTCGCCCCGCTGACCATCCAGGACGCCGAGTTGCTCATCGGTACGGCCCGCCGGGCGGCCGAGGACGCCGGAGTCACCGTCAGCGTCACCGTTCTGGACGCCGGCGGCAACCTGCTCGCCTTCCGCCGGGACGACCGGGCCGTGCTGATCTCCGGCGAGACCAGCACGCGCAAGGCCTACACGGCGCTCCAGTTGAACGCGCCCACCGCCGACCTCGTCGACGCGGTCCAGCCCGGCGGCCTTTTCCACACGCTGCCCACGGCCCTGGACCGGCCCCTGCTGTTCATCGCGGGCGGTCTACCCGTCCACCGGGACGGCCGGCTGATCGGCGCCATCGGTGTCGGCGGCGGCGCACCGGAGCAGGACCACGGCTTCGCCACCGCGGCCGTGCAGGTACTCGCCTGA
- a CDS encoding GNAT family N-acetyltransferase codes for MPTPPLAALPIRRLTLRDLTACADLSEDRGWPREEHKWGFLLTAGKGLGIDDPEGGLVAACVVTEYGPWGRPDLGAVGMVLVAGRHARRGVGRRLMRHVMSTMGATPLTLHATPYGRPLYEELGFKVTGRAEMLRGSFVPGGLEPRIATRAATADDLPAILRLDEEVFGTDRTPLITRLPAFADQLRVAEEGGRLIGYTAAWPNMDTHVVGPLVARDTETAKALVASLAAHTDRPLRTDIDVRHEELLTWAKARGLVSVGFNAVMTHGITDLPGDWTRRFAPLTVAAG; via the coding sequence GTGCCGACTCCTCCCCTCGCCGCTCTGCCCATCCGCCGCCTGACGCTTCGCGATCTCACCGCGTGCGCCGATCTGTCCGAAGACCGGGGGTGGCCCCGCGAGGAACACAAGTGGGGTTTCCTCCTCACAGCCGGGAAGGGCCTGGGCATCGATGACCCCGAGGGCGGCCTCGTGGCCGCGTGCGTGGTCACGGAGTACGGCCCGTGGGGGCGGCCGGATCTCGGCGCCGTCGGCATGGTCCTGGTGGCCGGACGCCACGCCCGCCGGGGCGTCGGTCGACGCCTGATGCGGCATGTCATGTCGACCATGGGAGCCACCCCGCTGACCCTGCACGCCACGCCCTACGGCCGTCCCCTGTACGAGGAGCTGGGCTTCAAGGTGACGGGCCGGGCGGAGATGCTCAGGGGCAGCTTCGTTCCGGGCGGGCTCGAGCCACGGATCGCCACCCGCGCCGCCACGGCGGACGACCTCCCGGCGATCCTGCGTCTCGACGAGGAGGTGTTCGGCACCGACCGCACGCCCCTCATCACCCGGTTGCCCGCGTTCGCCGATCAGCTACGGGTGGCCGAGGAGGGTGGCCGACTCATCGGCTATACGGCCGCGTGGCCCAACATGGACACCCATGTCGTCGGTCCGCTGGTTGCCCGGGACACCGAGACCGCCAAGGCGCTCGTCGCCTCGCTGGCGGCCCACACGGACCGTCCGCTGCGCACCGACATCGACGTGCGGCACGAGGAGCTGCTGACCTGGGCGAAAGCGCGCGGGCTGGTCTCCGTCGGCTTCAACGCCGTGATGACCCACGGCATCACGGACCTCCCGGGGGACTGGACCCGGCGGTTCGCGCCGCTGACGGTGGCCGCGGGCTGA
- a CDS encoding globin domain-containing protein, with the protein MDAPTTTSGENDMSGEGGWFLPRRDPSAPPPDGDPAMPEEAAPRPAPAPPQGHSAAPQGDALTPRRVLARRSAPAATGDSADAFLIRRTMTEIGPVADKVTSYFYALLFVRHPELRSLFPAAMDIQRDRLLRALLTAAEHLDNARVLVDYLQNLGRGHRKYGTRAEHYPAVGECLIGALSKYAATVWNPETEAAWVRAYTTISQVMIDAAAADELRAPAWWQAEIVANELRTRDVAVLTVRPDQPYPFLAGQYTSVETPWWPRVWRHYSFASAPRPDGLLTFHVKAVPAGWVSNALTHRARPGDVIRLGPPTGSMTVDHTTDSGLLCLGGGTGIAPIKALVEDVAGHGGHRPVEVFYGARTDHDLYDIDTMLRLQQKHHWLSVRAVTDQQAQLRLPDAVRGYGPWNEYDAYLSGPPGMIRSGIDALRDSGIAPGRIRHDSVEERLVVAD; encoded by the coding sequence ATGGACGCTCCGACCACCACGTCGGGGGAGAACGACATGTCGGGCGAGGGCGGCTGGTTCCTGCCGCGCAGGGATCCATCGGCTCCGCCGCCGGACGGTGATCCGGCAATGCCGGAGGAAGCCGCCCCGCGACCCGCACCGGCACCCCCTCAGGGACACTCCGCGGCCCCGCAGGGCGATGCCCTGACCCCGCGGCGCGTGCTCGCTCGACGGTCGGCGCCGGCCGCCACGGGGGACTCGGCGGACGCGTTCCTCATCCGCCGCACGATGACCGAGATCGGCCCCGTCGCCGACAAGGTCACCTCCTACTTCTACGCCCTCCTCTTCGTCCGCCATCCCGAACTGCGCTCACTGTTCCCGGCCGCGATGGACATCCAGCGGGACCGCCTGCTGAGGGCGCTGCTCACGGCGGCCGAGCACCTCGACAACGCCCGCGTCCTCGTCGACTACCTTCAGAACCTGGGCCGCGGGCACCGCAAGTACGGAACGCGTGCCGAGCACTATCCGGCGGTGGGCGAATGCCTGATCGGCGCGTTGAGCAAGTACGCCGCCACCGTCTGGAACCCGGAGACCGAAGCGGCCTGGGTGCGGGCGTACACGACGATCTCCCAGGTCATGATCGACGCGGCGGCGGCGGACGAACTGCGGGCCCCGGCCTGGTGGCAGGCCGAGATCGTCGCCAATGAGCTGCGCACCCGTGATGTCGCGGTCCTCACCGTCCGCCCCGACCAGCCCTATCCCTTTCTCGCGGGCCAGTACACGAGCGTGGAGACGCCCTGGTGGCCACGGGTGTGGCGGCATTACTCCTTCGCCTCGGCGCCCCGGCCGGACGGGCTGCTGACGTTCCATGTGAAGGCGGTACCGGCCGGCTGGGTCTCCAACGCGCTGACGCACCGGGCGCGGCCCGGAGACGTCATCCGGCTCGGTCCGCCGACCGGCTCGATGACCGTCGACCACACCACCGACAGCGGACTGCTCTGCCTGGGCGGTGGCACCGGCATAGCGCCCATCAAGGCCCTGGTCGAGGATGTCGCCGGGCACGGCGGACACCGGCCTGTCGAGGTGTTCTACGGCGCACGCACCGACCACGACCTGTACGACATCGACACCATGCTCAGGCTCCAGCAGAAGCATCACTGGCTGTCGGTCCGCGCGGTCACCGACCAGCAGGCCCAACTGCGGCTCCCCGACGCCGTACGCGGATACGGCCCCTGGAACGAGTACGACGCCTACCTGTCGGGTCCGCCGGGCATGATCCGCAGCGGCATCGACGCGCTGCGGGACAGCGGTATCGCGCCGGGCCGCATACGGCACGACTCGGTGGAGGAACGGCTCGTCGTCGCGGACTGA
- a CDS encoding NUDIX domain-containing protein codes for MTVRPVVKRTARAVLLDGDDLILIKRTKPGLDPYWVTPGGGVEPRDSTVVDALHREVYEELGAKIADVVPCFVDTVEHIGEDSSTTGVKVQHFFVCRLESMDPSLRHGPEVEEPTGEYEIVRIPFTRVGIASVHLVPLSLRHYLDGNIEGVRAMHAPDLG; via the coding sequence ATGACCGTCCGACCCGTGGTCAAGCGCACCGCCCGTGCCGTTCTCCTGGACGGTGACGACCTGATCCTCATCAAGCGCACCAAGCCCGGCCTCGATCCCTACTGGGTCACCCCCGGTGGCGGAGTCGAGCCCCGGGACTCGACCGTCGTGGACGCCCTGCACCGGGAGGTGTACGAGGAACTCGGCGCCAAGATCGCCGATGTCGTGCCGTGCTTCGTGGACACCGTCGAGCACATCGGCGAGGACAGCAGCACGACCGGCGTGAAGGTGCAGCACTTCTTCGTCTGCCGCCTGGAGTCCATGGATCCCTCGCTGCGTCACGGCCCCGAAGTGGAGGAGCCGACCGGGGAGTACGAGATCGTCCGCATCCCGTTCACCCGCGTCGGCATCGCCTCCGTCCATCTCGTCCCGCTGTCCCTGCGGCACTACCTGGACGGCAACATCGAGGGGGTACGCGCCATGCACGCCCCCGACCTCGGCTGA
- a CDS encoding LysR family transcriptional regulator translates to MDLALLRTFVTVHRAGSFTRAAALLGLSQPAVTSQIRTLERQLGRPLFLRQARGVIPTTIGDELAHKAAPHLDALVEIAESGLDDETSPRTLHLAGPPEFTAERALPALTGLTGDDDRRLALRASFGTAEEVLEGLASGHHDLAISTARPRGALLSATPLCDEEHVLVAAPRWAERIDSEALRLKGAPALDHLPVVEVHESLPFVARYWASVFDSRPAASGTVVVPDLRAVLSCAIAGAGLAVLPRYLCAPALCQGTLVALHDPVVPPLRTYFLVVRTGTLALPLVARAHACLQRAAAAWY, encoded by the coding sequence ATGGATCTGGCCCTGCTGCGGACCTTCGTCACCGTGCACCGGGCCGGTTCCTTCACTCGCGCCGCCGCATTGCTCGGCCTCTCCCAGCCCGCCGTCACCTCGCAGATCCGCACGCTCGAACGCCAGCTTGGCAGACCCCTCTTCCTTCGCCAGGCGCGCGGCGTCATCCCGACGACCATCGGTGACGAACTCGCGCACAAGGCCGCACCGCATCTCGACGCCCTGGTGGAGATAGCCGAGAGCGGCCTGGACGACGAGACCTCACCCCGGACGCTGCACTTGGCCGGGCCCCCGGAGTTCACGGCCGAACGCGCCCTGCCCGCCCTCACGGGGCTCACCGGCGACGACGACCGGCGTCTGGCGCTGCGCGCCTCCTTCGGCACCGCCGAGGAGGTGCTGGAAGGACTGGCCTCCGGCCACCACGATCTGGCCATCAGCACGGCCCGGCCACGTGGAGCCCTGCTCAGCGCCACTCCGCTCTGCGACGAGGAGCACGTCCTGGTCGCCGCGCCGCGCTGGGCCGAGCGCATCGACTCGGAAGCGCTGCGACTGAAGGGCGCGCCGGCCCTGGACCATCTGCCCGTCGTCGAGGTGCACGAGTCGCTGCCGTTCGTCGCGCGCTACTGGGCCTCCGTCTTCGACTCCCGCCCGGCCGCCTCGGGCACGGTCGTCGTCCCTGATCTACGGGCCGTCCTCTCCTGCGCGATCGCGGGTGCCGGACTGGCGGTGCTGCCCCGCTATCTGTGCGCCCCGGCCCTGTGCCAGGGCACGCTCGTCGCCCTGCACGACCCGGTGGTCCCGCCGCTGCGCACGTACTTCCTGGTGGTGCGCACCGGCACCCTCGCCCTGCCCCTTGTCGCACGGGCCCACGCGTGCCTCCAGCGTGCCGCCGCGGCTTGGTACTGA
- a CDS encoding cystathionine gamma-lyase, with protein MSDATKDEGRTGDGTRAVRAGLPEPVKHEPTLPGPVFAAHFHLPGEVTGPYAYGRDDNPTWTLLERAVGELEAPGREDVETLVFASGMAAISAVLFSQLRAGDAVVLPSDGYQVLPMVGAQLEAYGIEVRTAPTGGDAQLDVLDGARLLWIESPSNPGLDVCDIRRLAEAAHARGALVAVDNTLATPLGQRPLELGADFSVASGTKQLTGHGDVLLGYVTGRSAEAMAAVRRWRKIVGAISGPMEAWLAHRSIATLQMRVDRQNATALTLAEALRQRPEISGLRYPGLPDDPSHKIAAQQMRRYGCVVSFALPTRARAERFLRALRLVEDATSFGGVRSTAERRRRWGGDAVPEGFVRMSVGAEDPEDLVTDVLRALDESAD; from the coding sequence ATGAGCGACGCCACGAAGGACGAGGGCCGCACCGGAGACGGTACGCGCGCGGTACGGGCGGGGCTGCCCGAGCCGGTCAAGCACGAGCCGACCCTGCCCGGACCGGTGTTCGCGGCGCACTTCCACCTGCCCGGCGAGGTGACGGGACCGTACGCGTACGGCCGGGACGACAACCCGACCTGGACACTGCTGGAGCGCGCCGTCGGCGAGCTGGAGGCGCCCGGCCGGGAGGACGTCGAGACTCTGGTGTTCGCCTCGGGCATGGCGGCGATCTCCGCCGTGCTGTTCTCCCAGTTGCGCGCAGGCGACGCGGTCGTGCTGCCGTCCGACGGCTACCAGGTACTGCCGATGGTGGGCGCCCAGCTAGAGGCGTACGGCATCGAGGTGCGCACCGCGCCGACCGGCGGCGACGCGCAACTGGACGTGCTCGACGGCGCCCGGCTGCTGTGGATCGAGTCCCCGTCGAACCCGGGGCTCGACGTCTGCGACATCCGGCGGCTCGCGGAGGCGGCACACGCGCGTGGTGCTCTGGTGGCCGTCGACAACACCCTCGCGACCCCGCTCGGGCAGCGCCCGCTGGAGCTGGGCGCCGACTTCTCCGTGGCCAGCGGCACCAAGCAGCTGACCGGCCACGGTGACGTCCTGCTGGGTTACGTCACCGGCCGGAGCGCCGAGGCGATGGCCGCCGTACGCCGCTGGCGCAAGATCGTCGGTGCCATCTCCGGACCCATGGAGGCCTGGCTCGCGCACCGGTCCATCGCCACGCTCCAGATGCGCGTCGACCGGCAGAACGCCACCGCGCTCACCCTCGCCGAGGCCCTGCGGCAGCGGCCCGAGATCTCCGGCCTGCGCTACCCGGGGCTACCCGACGACCCTTCTCACAAGATCGCCGCGCAGCAGATGCGCCGCTACGGCTGTGTCGTCTCCTTCGCGCTGCCCACGCGCGCGCGTGCCGAGCGTTTCCTCCGGGCCCTGCGCCTGGTGGAGGACGCGACCAGCTTCGGCGGGGTGCGGTCCACGGCCGAGCGCCGCCGCCGCTGGGGCGGGGACGCGGTCCCGGAGGGCTTCGTCCGGATGTCCGTGGGCGCCGAGGACCCCGAAGACCTGGTGACCGACGTCCTGCGCGCCCTGGACGAGTCCGCGGACTGA
- a CDS encoding low molecular weight protein-tyrosine-phosphatase, with protein MTYRVCFVCTGNICRSPMAESVFRARAAEAGLDGLVAVDSAGTDGWHEGEHADPRTVSVLEEHGYGGAHVARRFEPSWFARLDLVIALDTGHLRALRRLAPTGEEARKVRLLRSYDPTAGDDLDVPDPYYGHRDGFERCLEMVEAASTGLLAAVREELEGRAA; from the coding sequence ATGACCTATCGCGTCTGCTTCGTGTGCACCGGCAACATCTGCCGCTCCCCGATGGCCGAATCCGTCTTCCGCGCGCGTGCGGCGGAGGCCGGGCTCGACGGCCTGGTGGCGGTCGACAGCGCCGGCACCGACGGCTGGCACGAGGGCGAGCACGCCGACCCGCGCACCGTCTCGGTCCTGGAGGAGCACGGTTACGGCGGCGCGCACGTCGCCCGTCGGTTCGAGCCGTCGTGGTTCGCCCGTCTCGACCTCGTGATCGCCCTCGACACCGGTCACCTCAGGGCCCTGCGCCGCCTCGCGCCGACCGGGGAGGAGGCGCGCAAGGTCCGTCTGCTCCGCTCGTACGATCCCACCGCCGGCGACGACCTCGACGTACCCGATCCGTACTACGGACACCGGGACGGCTTCGAGCGGTGTCTTGAGATGGTGGAGGCGGCGAGCACCGGTCTGCTCGCCGCCGTACGCGAAGAGCTGGAGGGACGGGCCGCATGA
- a CDS encoding phage holin family protein has translation MMNFVVKTIANAGALAVAVWLLDKITLTGDNTAEKAGTLIVVALIFGLANWLVKPVVRLLTLPLFILTLGLITLVVNALMLLLTSWLCGKLDLSFHVEGFWTAVLGGLIISIVSWALHVVLPDED, from the coding sequence ATGATGAATTTCGTAGTCAAGACGATCGCCAACGCGGGTGCCCTTGCGGTCGCCGTGTGGCTGCTCGACAAGATCACTCTCACGGGTGACAACACCGCGGAGAAGGCCGGCACGCTGATCGTCGTCGCGCTGATCTTCGGTCTGGCGAACTGGCTGGTCAAGCCGGTTGTGAGGCTGCTCACCCTGCCGCTGTTCATCCTGACCCTCGGCCTGATCACCCTGGTCGTCAACGCGCTCATGCTGCTGCTGACCTCCTGGCTGTGCGGCAAGCTCGACCTGAGCTTCCACGTGGAGGGCTTCTGGACGGCCGTGCTCGGCGGCCTGATCATCTCGATCGTCTCCTGGGCGCTGCACGTCGTCCTGCCCGACGAGGACTGA
- a CDS encoding cupin domain-containing protein — protein sequence MKAFRLDELEAERAAHEGAYLQFLRERNMSVGLYALDAGEHDPQKPHRQDEVYFVVSGRASITVGPETTQVARGSVVYVPAGVPHKFHHISEDLRVLVVFSPPEA from the coding sequence ATGAAGGCATTCCGGCTGGACGAACTGGAGGCGGAGCGTGCCGCTCACGAGGGCGCCTACCTCCAGTTCCTGCGCGAGCGGAACATGTCGGTCGGCCTGTACGCCCTCGACGCGGGTGAGCACGACCCGCAGAAGCCCCACCGGCAGGACGAGGTGTACTTCGTCGTCAGCGGCCGGGCGTCGATCACGGTCGGTCCGGAGACGACGCAGGTGGCGCGGGGCAGCGTCGTGTACGTGCCGGCCGGGGTGCCGCACAAGTTCCACCACATCAGCGAGGACCTAAGGGTCCTCGTCGTGTTCTCTCCGCCCGAAGCGTGA
- a CDS encoding DUF5326 family protein, whose amino-acid sequence MREIFAGMPWWVKWVAVPVIALVVFGGLIATVVGFVIGLLFKALVFVALVGGLIYVVRRFTASSSSRSDW is encoded by the coding sequence ATGCGGGAGATCTTCGCGGGGATGCCGTGGTGGGTGAAGTGGGTCGCGGTGCCGGTCATCGCCCTGGTCGTGTTCGGCGGCCTGATAGCGACCGTCGTCGGGTTCGTGATCGGCCTGCTGTTCAAGGCGCTGGTCTTCGTCGCCCTGGTCGGCGGACTGATCTACGTCGTACGCAGGTTCACGGCGAGTTCCTCGTCGCGCAGCGACTGGTGA
- a CDS encoding SsgA family sporulation/cell division regulator, which translates to MRESVQAEVMMSFLVSEELSFRIPVELRYETCDPYAVRLTFHLPGDAPVTWAFGRELLIDGVGRPCGEGDVRIAPADSEVLGEVLIRLQVGGDQALFRSSAPPLVAFLDRTDKLVPLGQEGALADFDAHLEEALDRILAEEQSAG; encoded by the coding sequence ATGCGCGAGTCCGTACAGGCAGAAGTCATGATGAGCTTTCTCGTGTCGGAGGAGCTCTCCTTCCGCATCCCGGTGGAGTTGCGCTACGAGACCTGTGATCCGTACGCGGTGCGGCTCACCTTTCACCTGCCCGGTGACGCCCCGGTGACCTGGGCCTTCGGGCGCGAGCTGCTGATCGACGGGGTCGGACGCCCCTGCGGGGAGGGTGATGTGCGCATCGCCCCCGCCGATTCCGAGGTGCTGGGCGAGGTGCTGATCCGGCTTCAGGTGGGCGGGGACCAGGCGCTGTTCCGTTCGTCGGCGCCGCCGCTGGTGGCCTTCCTCGACCGGACGGACAAGCTCGTGCCGCTCGGTCAGGAGGGTGCGCTGGCCGACTTCGACGCTCATCTCGAGGAGGCATTGGACCGCATCCTGGCCGAGGAACAGAGCGCCGGCTGA
- a CDS encoding YibE/F family protein, with protein MEQYPHQPPDPPRRDGPEQDDTHGHDTGTGGHHGHTHRHGTGGGGHHGHAHGHGPAAPVSQHLRKVIAAVLIPFTVAVVVGLVVLWPGGAPSHTRTGVGFDRQTQQATVTRVTEVGCASVNASGGAPTGAPSATGGAPVKQEAGRPCKKATVRVDTGEDTGRTFTEIVQPDQTRRLHQGEKVVVAYEPSAPRNLQYSVTDVNRTFPMALLAGIFAVAVVVVGRLRGVMALVALAVSFLVLTLFILPAILQGSDPLVVAVVGASAIMLIALYMCHGLSARTSVAVLGTLISLSLIGLLGSLFIGWSALTGNTDDNTGLIHGLYPSIDMSGLLLAGVIIGSLGVLDDVTVTQTSAVWELHEANPAMGWRALYRAAIRIGRDHIASVVNTLVLAYAGAALPLLLLFSIAQSSVGTVANSELVAEEIVRTLVGSIGLVASVPVTTALAALVVSADRPGPAAPAPAGGRSAPARGGRGRRRKR; from the coding sequence ATGGAGCAGTACCCCCACCAGCCGCCCGATCCGCCCCGCCGAGACGGCCCGGAGCAGGACGACACTCACGGCCACGACACCGGTACGGGCGGCCACCACGGTCACACGCACCGCCACGGAACCGGTGGAGGCGGCCACCACGGTCACGCGCACGGCCACGGCCCGGCCGCGCCGGTCTCCCAGCATCTGCGGAAGGTCATCGCGGCGGTCCTGATCCCGTTCACCGTGGCGGTCGTGGTCGGTCTCGTGGTGCTCTGGCCCGGCGGGGCCCCGTCCCATACGCGCACCGGCGTCGGCTTCGACCGGCAGACCCAGCAGGCCACGGTCACCCGGGTCACCGAGGTCGGCTGCGCGTCGGTGAACGCCTCCGGCGGCGCCCCGACCGGTGCCCCCTCCGCCACCGGCGGCGCCCCCGTGAAGCAGGAGGCCGGCAGACCCTGCAAGAAGGCGACCGTCCGGGTCGACACCGGCGAGGACACTGGCCGTACGTTCACCGAGATCGTGCAGCCCGACCAAACACGGCGGCTGCACCAGGGCGAGAAGGTCGTCGTCGCCTACGAGCCCTCGGCACCGAGGAACCTCCAGTACTCGGTGACCGATGTGAACCGCACGTTCCCCATGGCGTTGCTCGCGGGGATCTTCGCCGTCGCCGTCGTCGTGGTCGGCCGGCTGCGCGGTGTCATGGCACTGGTCGCCCTGGCGGTGAGCTTCCTGGTGCTGACCCTGTTCATCCTGCCCGCCATCCTCCAGGGCTCCGACCCGCTGGTCGTGGCCGTGGTGGGGGCGAGCGCCATCATGCTGATCGCGCTGTACATGTGCCACGGCCTGTCGGCCCGTACCTCGGTGGCGGTGCTCGGCACGCTGATCTCCCTGTCGCTGATCGGCCTGCTCGGCTCGCTGTTCATCGGCTGGTCGGCGCTGACCGGCAACACGGACGACAACACCGGTCTGATCCACGGCCTGTATCCGTCGATCGACATGAGCGGTCTGCTGCTGGCCGGCGTCATCATCGGTTCGCTCGGCGTCCTCGACGACGTGACCGTGACGCAGACGTCGGCCGTCTGGGAGCTGCACGAGGCCAACCCGGCGATGGGCTGGCGGGCGCTGTACCGGGCGGCCATCCGTATCGGCCGCGATCACATCGCCTCGGTGGTGAACACCCTGGTGCTCGCCTACGCCGGCGCCGCGCTGCCGTTGCTGCTGCTGTTCTCGATCGCGCAGAGCAGCGTGGGGACCGTGGCCAACAGCGAGCTGGTGGCCGAGGAGATCGTGCGCACGCTGGTGGGGTCGATCGGCCTGGTCGCCTCGGTACCGGTCACCACCGCACTGGCCGCGCTGGTGGTCTCGGCCGACCGGCCCGGACCGGCTGCCCCGGCGCCTGCCGGGGGCCGTTCCGCACCGGCGCGCGGCGGCCGGGGCCGGCGCCGGAAGCGGTGA